The following are encoded together in the Bacteroidales bacterium MB20-C3-3 genome:
- a CDS encoding TonB-dependent receptor: MKKIRLVLAILVLLAGNVLNAQVLRVTGIVTDASDNSPLTGATVKVKGVNAGVICGVNGEFAINADKNAVLEVSFIGMKTLEVPVNGRAVINVQLQSDAVLLSETVIVGYGTAKKVGNVVGTINQVNSEKIQNKPVANVMDALQGQVAGLQVYTSSGEPSATSSVRLRGVGSLTAGNTPLYVLDGSPIDAGTMVSLNPNDFESVTVLKDASATSIYGSRAANGVIYITTKRGRIGEDAKVSFNAMYGISSLANKNFLSPMNSEQLLAHQLEYKIITQARHDELKAMGHDTRWVDYFFKDNAPTYQGDLSIQGGGGRTMYYVSGGYFKQEGTSPRSVFERYSFRSNIESQVKKWLRIGANLSGGYDERQNSGYTYQASNSLAGGIFGTMLRQPYYNPYGDNGEILDFIPGINAYSPYYLLAKQPSVGKNVQFNGNAFIQITPMEGLTIKSQAGMDAYDYRSSSKRLPSYAGSLNNGRVAESFSRGITRTITNTVEYKFDINNRHEISVLAGHEGIDYYYEAFGASTTGHTDDRLVLLTSGPTNENPTHSKAEYAYLSYFARADYNLDGKYFLDLSVRNDASSRFGRDNRSATFYSVGAMWNMKSENFLKTVAFLTKLNLKASIGTTGNSSIGNYDHLALVGTNQYNGQTGWAVSSAGNPQLGWETQMLSNIGVNAEFFDRIRLELDYYIRTTQNMLMSVPVPYTSGFSAITANVGSMKNSGIDLSLGVDVIRTKNTYFGINKTFNYNKNEITKLFYDLNEWVVPNTGVGYVVGRPVEFYYPVYAGVDPTDGMQTWKVPGTDQVTKTFNSAALQQMTGKPRYAPISGGLSLNFSWKGIGLVADFSYVLGKYIVNNDRYFGENPYNFRGYNQSSRVLSMWKQPGDITDMPKFGQVMQFDTHLLENASFLRMKNITLSYTLPKNLIKGVFSNVKFYASGRNLFTVTEYLGADPEIDSNLTYGAYPNSKQVNFGVQLAF, encoded by the coding sequence ATGAAAAAAATCAGATTAGTTCTGGCCATCCTTGTTTTATTGGCCGGTAATGTGCTTAACGCACAGGTTTTGAGGGTAACAGGTATTGTTACCGATGCGTCTGACAATTCTCCACTAACAGGAGCCACAGTTAAGGTTAAGGGCGTTAACGCCGGAGTCATTTGTGGTGTCAATGGAGAGTTTGCAATTAACGCAGACAAAAATGCTGTTCTAGAAGTATCCTTTATTGGGATGAAGACCTTGGAGGTTCCCGTTAACGGAAGAGCAGTTATCAATGTACAACTTCAGTCTGACGCAGTCCTGCTATCAGAAACAGTTATTGTAGGATATGGTACAGCAAAGAAAGTTGGAAATGTTGTAGGGACAATTAATCAAGTTAATTCTGAAAAGATCCAAAACAAGCCTGTTGCTAACGTAATGGATGCGTTGCAGGGGCAAGTTGCCGGTCTTCAGGTTTACACATCTTCAGGTGAGCCATCTGCTACATCATCTGTTAGATTAAGAGGTGTTGGATCTCTTACAGCAGGTAACACTCCTCTTTATGTTCTGGACGGATCCCCAATTGACGCCGGTACTATGGTGTCTCTAAATCCAAACGATTTTGAGAGCGTTACAGTGCTTAAGGATGCTTCAGCTACATCTATCTACGGATCTCGTGCTGCAAATGGTGTAATTTATATTACAACCAAGAGAGGTAGAATAGGTGAAGATGCAAAAGTATCTTTTAACGCAATGTATGGTATCTCTTCTCTAGCAAACAAGAATTTCCTCAGTCCTATGAACTCTGAGCAGCTTCTTGCACACCAGTTAGAGTATAAGATTATTACCCAGGCAAGACATGATGAACTTAAAGCTATGGGCCATGACACAAGATGGGTAGATTATTTTTTCAAAGATAATGCTCCAACTTATCAAGGTGACCTTTCTATCCAAGGTGGTGGCGGAAGAACAATGTATTATGTATCTGGTGGATATTTCAAACAAGAGGGTACTTCTCCAAGATCTGTATTTGAAAGGTATTCATTCCGTTCAAATATTGAATCTCAGGTTAAGAAATGGCTAAGAATTGGTGCTAATCTTTCCGGTGGTTACGATGAGAGACAAAATTCAGGATACACTTACCAGGCTTCAAACTCATTGGCCGGTGGTATTTTTGGTACAATGCTGAGACAGCCATATTACAATCCTTATGGTGACAATGGTGAAATTCTTGATTTTATTCCTGGTATTAATGCTTACAGCCCTTACTATCTATTGGCAAAACAGCCTTCAGTTGGCAAAAATGTACAGTTCAATGGTAATGCATTTATTCAGATAACTCCTATGGAGGGTTTGACTATTAAGTCTCAAGCCGGTATGGATGCGTATGACTACCGCTCAAGTTCCAAGAGACTTCCATCTTATGCAGGCTCTCTTAATAATGGTAGAGTTGCTGAATCTTTCTCAAGAGGTATCACAAGAACTATCACAAATACAGTTGAATATAAATTTGATATCAATAACAGACACGAAATATCTGTTCTTGCCGGTCATGAGGGTATTGACTACTACTATGAGGCTTTTGGGGCTAGCACAACAGGACATACAGATGACAGGCTTGTTCTGTTAACATCTGGTCCTACAAATGAAAACCCAACTCATTCAAAAGCAGAATATGCTTACCTTTCATATTTCGCTAGGGCAGATTACAATCTTGATGGCAAGTATTTCCTTGATCTATCTGTTCGTAATGATGCTTCATCAAGGTTTGGTAGAGACAACAGAAGTGCTACTTTCTATTCAGTAGGTGCAATGTGGAATATGAAGAGCGAAAATTTCCTCAAGACAGTTGCATTTTTAACAAAATTAAATCTTAAAGCAAGTATTGGTACAACCGGTAACTCTAGTATCGGAAACTATGACCACCTTGCTTTGGTTGGAACAAATCAGTACAATGGCCAGACAGGCTGGGCAGTATCATCAGCAGGTAACCCACAATTAGGCTGGGAAACTCAGATGCTTTCAAATATTGGCGTTAATGCTGAGTTCTTTGATAGAATTCGTCTGGAACTTGACTATTATATCAGAACAACTCAGAATATGCTAATGTCTGTTCCTGTTCCTTATACTTCAGGTTTTTCTGCAATTACAGCAAATGTTGGAAGTATGAAGAATAGTGGTATTGATCTTTCACTAGGTGTTGATGTTATAAGAACAAAGAATACATATTTTGGAATAAACAAGACATTCAACTACAACAAAAATGAGATAACCAAACTCTTCTATGATCTTAATGAGTGGGTTGTTCCAAACACCGGAGTTGGATATGTTGTTGGTAGACCAGTCGAGTTCTATTATCCTGTTTATGCAGGTGTTGATCCAACCGATGGTATGCAAACATGGAAGGTTCCCGGAACTGATCAGGTGACTAAAACATTTAACTCAGCTGCATTACAGCAAATGACAGGTAAGCCAAGATACGCACCTATTTCCGGAGGTTTAAGTCTTAACTTTAGCTGGAAAGGTATCGGTTTAGTTGCAGACTTCTCTTATGTTTTGGGCAAATACATTGTAAACAACGACAGGTATTTTGGAGAAAACCCATACAACTTCAGAGGATACAATCAATCTTCAAGAGTTCTTTCAATGTGGAAACAACCGGGTGATATAACTGATATGCCTAAGTTTGGCCAGGTTATGCAGTTTGATACTCACTTACTGGAAAATGCATCATTCCTGAGAATGAAAAATATTACCCTTTCATACACTCTTCCAAAGAATCTGATTAAAGGTGTATTTAGTAATGTTAAGTTTTATGCATCAGGTCGTAACCTGTTTACAGTTACAGAGTATTTAGGAGCTGATCCTGAAATTGATTCAAACCTTACATATGGTGCTTATCCAAACTCAAAGCAAGTTAACTTTGGTGTTCAACTAGCATTTTAA
- a CDS encoding RagB/SusD family nutrient uptake outer membrane protein — protein MKNRIFISIVGLLALTTSCNLDKYPYASIEQSQAFQTVKDAATVRTGLYSYLRAAVGGQYVYTTDFQSDLLNATLDYGNRGGLIYRWEFLDNDYSLRDMWQVHYQLINNANSFLDNVANVTPANATEQTQLDNYIGEVHFMRAFAYHRLAIRYAKDYEPATAAATLGLPLVLKYDPNAKPARATLEETYKQIKDDLAIAKQKLNAAGAANSYYLTVDAVNAFEARVALYAHDWTTAISAADKVIAKYPLIDNEADFQKLWNNDQGSEIITKLFMSTNELSGQMNVFITYNTGIKSNVPDFIPQQWVVDLFADNDIRKSAYLKKDKITIQSQNYTDVYMINKYPGNPTLWTTAVSNYYNMVKLFRSSEAYLIKAEAAYRASQPTVAVSALNALRVKRGLSELPTTLTGAALFTAIQEERTREMLCEGTRLDDLKRWGLGFSRKAPQNANMVLTGTAASGLSVEANNQKFVWEIPANDLQTNKNLVPNWQ, from the coding sequence ATGAAAAACAGAATATTTATTTCTATAGTTGGCCTGCTGGCTCTAACCACATCTTGCAACCTGGACAAGTATCCATACGCTTCGATAGAGCAATCTCAGGCATTCCAGACAGTAAAGGATGCTGCAACTGTGAGGACAGGTCTATACTCCTACCTTCGTGCAGCTGTAGGCGGACAGTATGTCTACACAACAGATTTCCAGTCAGATTTGCTTAATGCAACCCTCGACTATGGTAACAGAGGCGGACTTATCTATCGTTGGGAGTTTCTTGACAATGATTATAGCCTCAGAGATATGTGGCAGGTACATTATCAGTTAATTAACAATGCAAACAGTTTCCTTGACAATGTTGCAAATGTAACACCTGCAAATGCAACTGAACAAACTCAGCTTGACAATTACATTGGCGAGGTACATTTTATGCGTGCATTTGCATACCACAGACTTGCAATCAGATATGCAAAGGATTATGAGCCTGCAACAGCAGCAGCTACACTTGGCCTTCCACTGGTTCTTAAGTATGATCCTAATGCAAAACCTGCAAGAGCTACTTTAGAGGAGACTTACAAACAAATTAAAGATGATTTGGCAATAGCTAAACAAAAGCTAAATGCCGCAGGAGCTGCAAATTCATACTATCTTACTGTAGATGCAGTAAACGCTTTTGAAGCAAGAGTTGCACTTTATGCACACGATTGGACAACTGCTATTTCAGCAGCTGACAAGGTTATTGCTAAATATCCGCTTATTGATAATGAAGCTGATTTCCAGAAACTTTGGAACAACGACCAAGGTTCTGAGATCATTACCAAGCTCTTTATGTCAACTAACGAGCTAAGTGGTCAGATGAATGTTTTCATTACTTACAATACCGGTATTAAATCAAATGTTCCTGACTTTATCCCTCAGCAGTGGGTTGTTGATCTTTTTGCTGATAACGATATTCGTAAGAGTGCGTATCTGAAAAAAGATAAGATTACCATTCAAAGTCAAAATTATACTGATGTATATATGATTAACAAGTACCCTGGTAATCCAACTCTTTGGACTACAGCCGTAAGTAACTACTATAACATGGTGAAATTGTTCCGTTCTTCAGAGGCTTATCTTATTAAGGCAGAAGCTGCATACAGAGCATCTCAGCCTACAGTAGCTGTTTCTGCACTAAATGCACTAAGAGTTAAACGCGGTCTCTCTGAGTTGCCTACAACTCTTACAGGTGCTGCTCTTTTCACTGCAATTCAAGAGGAGAGAACTCGTGAAATGCTTTGTGAAGGTACAAGACTAGATGACCTGAAGAGATGGGGACTAGGTTTCTCAAGGAAGGCTCCGCAAAATGCAAACATGGTTCTTACCGGAACTGCAGCATCAGGCTTGTCTGTTGAGGCAAATAACCAGAAATTTGTATGGGAAATCCCTGCAAATGACCTTCAAACTAATAAAAATCTTGTTCCAAACTGGCAATAA